The Populus alba chromosome 6, ASM523922v2, whole genome shotgun sequence genome contains a region encoding:
- the LOC118030688 gene encoding probable glycosyltransferase At5g03795 isoform X2: MDQGYQLLCLAKARRLLFLVGATVAIVIVVQYLEFPSSRVLVSLFSAVNTRSFMSRNSSTGSEALGNMTLSIDTGILHETTDSDEASDDKKETAEVSKSEEKEGSPNNSNESERKRGSSDSFGLVSNETTSDDLANQDKNSTLNTINGSEEEKATAPDASYINVDKDIAPISGRNGSSDADPGYPSSAPPMMNTFSNKTFSTDENSSPMIFESSNTSSMRKDTAGALKRDENSGLLPNNYSMSTSGSFSSKVTAAKRKTSKKPPSRVISIHQMNELLRQSHASSSSMRPLWPSGVDQEMLFAKSQIENAPLIKNETRLYAPIYRNVSMFRRSYELMEKMLRVYVYQDGEKPIFHQPILDGIYASEGWFMKHMEANENFVTKDPGKAHLFYLPFSSRLLELTLYVRHSHSRTNLIKYMKNYAGMIAAKYHFWNRTGGADHFVAACHDWAPAETRGPLLNCIRALCNADIEVGFSIGKDVSLPETYVRSVQNPLKNLEGNPPSRRPILAFFAGNMHGYVRPVLLDFWGNKDPDMKIFGPMPHVKGNANYIQHMKSSKFCICPRGHEVNSPRIVEAIFYECVPVIISDNFVPPFFEVLDWESFAVIVLEKDIPNLKNILVSISGEKYIEMHKRVKKVQQHFLWHSKPEKYDLFHMILHSVWYNRIFRIRPA, translated from the exons ATGGATCAAGGATATCAGCTTTTGTGCCTTGCGAAAGCAAGGAGATTGCTTTTTCTAGTGGGAGCAACAGTTGCTATAGTTATAGTGGTTCAATATCTTGAATTTCCATCCAGTAGAGTTTTAGTCTCTCTTTTTTCTGCCGTCAACACTAGAAGCTTCATGTCCAGAAATTCATCGACAGGTTCGGAAGCGCTAGGTAACATGACACTTTCAATTGACACAGGTATACTTCATGAGACAACAGATAGTGATGAAGCCTCAGATGACAAGAAAGAAACAGCCGAAGTTAGCAAatcagaagaaaaggaaggaagtCCAAACAATAGTAATGAATCGGAAAGGAAAAGAGGCTCAAGTGACAGTTTTGGGTTAGTTTCAAATGAAACTACATCAGATGATCTTGCAAACCAAGACAAAAATTCCACATTAAATACAATTAATGGCTCTGAAGAAGAGAAGGCTACGGCACCTGACGCTTCCTATATAAATGTTGATAAAGACATTGCTCCAATATCAGGAAGAAACGGAAGCTCAGATGCTGACCCTGGATACCCTTCATCTGCACCACCAATGATGAATACATTCTCTAATAAAACATTTTCAACTGATGAAAATTCGAGTCCAATGATTTTTGAGAGTTCGAACACCTCTTCAATGAGAAAAGATACAGCAGGAGCACTTAAAAGAGATGAGAATTCTGGATTATTGCCAAATAATTATTCCATGTCTACAAGTGGTTCTTTCTCATCCAAAGTTACAGCAGCGAAGAGGAAAACATCCAAGAAACCACCATCCAGAGTAATCTCAATACATCAGATGAATGAATTGCTTCGACAAAGTCATGCTTCATCCTCTTCAATG AGACCACTGTGGCCTTCAGGAGTTGACCAGGAAATGCTATTTGCAAAATCACAGATTGAGAATGCACCCTTAATAAAGAATGAAACTCGACTTTATGCACCTATATATCGCAATGTTTCCATGTTTAGGAG GAGTTATGAACTAATGGAGAAGATGCTCAGAGTTTATGTCTACCAGGATGGTGAAAAACCCATCTTCCATCAGCCAATACTTGATGGAATATATGCGTCAGAAGGATGGTTTATGAAGCATATGGAAGCTAATGAAAATTTTGTCACTAAAGACCCTGGAAAAGCTCATTTATTTTACCTTCCTTTCAGCTCACGACTTCTTGAGTTAACACTTTACGTACGACACTCACACAGCCGTACAAACCTTatcaaatacatgaaaaattatgCAGGCATGATAGCAGCAAAATATCATTTCTGGAACAGAACTGGTGGAGCAGATCATTTTGTTGCCGCATGCCATGATTGG GCACCTGCTGAAACTAGGGGGCCTTTGCTCAATTGCATCAGAGCCCTCTGCAATGCTGATATTGAAGTAGGCTTCAGCATTGGGAAAGATGTGTCCCTTCCAGAAACATATGTGCGCTCAGTTCAGAATCCTCTCAAAAATTTGGAAGGCAACCCTCCCTCCCGAAGACCTATCCTTGCTTTCTTTGCAGGTAACATGCATGGCTATGTCAGGCCAGTTCTTTTGGATTTCTGGGGCAACAAAGATcctgatatgaaaatatttggTCCTATGCCTCATGTCAAGGGTAATGCAAACTACATTCAACACATGAAGAGCAGCAAGTTCTGCATTTGTCCGAGAGGTCACGAAGTGAACAGCCCACGAATCGTGGAGGCTATATTCTACGAGTGTGTTCCAGTTATAATATCTGACAACTTTGTGCCTCCATTCTTCGAGGTTTTAGATTGGGAATCGTTTGCTGTGATTGTCTTGGAGAAAGATATCCCAAATTTGAAGAATATACTCGTTTCAATATCAGGAGAGAAGTATATAGAGATGCATAAGAGAGTGAAGAAGGTACAGCAGCATTTTCTTTGGCATTCTAAGCCTgagaagtatgatttatttcatatgATTCTCCACTCAGTTTGGTACAATAGAATTTTTCGAATAAGACCTGCTTAA
- the LOC118030688 gene encoding uncharacterized protein isoform X1 produces the protein MPRRFCFGSKIGIYFLTELPFDIVFTIFVLQLDFWNFCGADRTYFGDPFVWIRSPLRFMDQGYQLLCLAKARRLLFLVGATVAIVIVVQYLEFPSSRVLVSLFSAVNTRSFMSRNSSTGSEALGNMTLSIDTGILHETTDSDEASDDKKETAEVSKSEEKEGSPNNSNESERKRGSSDSFGLVSNETTSDDLANQDKNSTLNTINGSEEEKATAPDASYINVDKDIAPISGRNGSSDADPGYPSSAPPMMNTFSNKTFSTDENSSPMIFESSNTSSMRKDTAGALKRDENSGLLPNNYSMSTSGSFSSKVTAAKRKTSKKPPSRVISIHQMNELLRQSHASSSSMRPLWPSGVDQEMLFAKSQIENAPLIKNETRLYAPIYRNVSMFRRSYELMEKMLRVYVYQDGEKPIFHQPILDGIYASEGWFMKHMEANENFVTKDPGKAHLFYLPFSSRLLELTLYVRHSHSRTNLIKYMKNYAGMIAAKYHFWNRTGGADHFVAACHDWAPAETRGPLLNCIRALCNADIEVGFSIGKDVSLPETYVRSVQNPLKNLEGNPPSRRPILAFFAGNMHGYVRPVLLDFWGNKDPDMKIFGPMPHVKGNANYIQHMKSSKFCICPRGHEVNSPRIVEAIFYECVPVIISDNFVPPFFEVLDWESFAVIVLEKDIPNLKNILVSISGEKYIEMHKRVKKVQQHFLWHSKPEKYDLFHMILHSVWYNRIFRIRPA, from the exons atGCCAAGACGTTTTTGCTTTGGATCTAAGATTGGCATTTACTTTCTGACTGAATTGCCATTTGATATAGTGTTTACAATTTTCGTACTACAGCTAGATTTTTGGAACTTCTGCGGTGCTGACAGAACTTATTTTGGTGACCCTTTTGTTTGGATCAGAAGTCCTTTAAGGTTCATGGATCAAGGATATCAGCTTTTGTGCCTTGCGAAAGCAAGGAGATTGCTTTTTCTAGTGGGAGCAACAGTTGCTATAGTTATAGTGGTTCAATATCTTGAATTTCCATCCAGTAGAGTTTTAGTCTCTCTTTTTTCTGCCGTCAACACTAGAAGCTTCATGTCCAGAAATTCATCGACAGGTTCGGAAGCGCTAGGTAACATGACACTTTCAATTGACACAGGTATACTTCATGAGACAACAGATAGTGATGAAGCCTCAGATGACAAGAAAGAAACAGCCGAAGTTAGCAAatcagaagaaaaggaaggaagtCCAAACAATAGTAATGAATCGGAAAGGAAAAGAGGCTCAAGTGACAGTTTTGGGTTAGTTTCAAATGAAACTACATCAGATGATCTTGCAAACCAAGACAAAAATTCCACATTAAATACAATTAATGGCTCTGAAGAAGAGAAGGCTACGGCACCTGACGCTTCCTATATAAATGTTGATAAAGACATTGCTCCAATATCAGGAAGAAACGGAAGCTCAGATGCTGACCCTGGATACCCTTCATCTGCACCACCAATGATGAATACATTCTCTAATAAAACATTTTCAACTGATGAAAATTCGAGTCCAATGATTTTTGAGAGTTCGAACACCTCTTCAATGAGAAAAGATACAGCAGGAGCACTTAAAAGAGATGAGAATTCTGGATTATTGCCAAATAATTATTCCATGTCTACAAGTGGTTCTTTCTCATCCAAAGTTACAGCAGCGAAGAGGAAAACATCCAAGAAACCACCATCCAGAGTAATCTCAATACATCAGATGAATGAATTGCTTCGACAAAGTCATGCTTCATCCTCTTCAATG AGACCACTGTGGCCTTCAGGAGTTGACCAGGAAATGCTATTTGCAAAATCACAGATTGAGAATGCACCCTTAATAAAGAATGAAACTCGACTTTATGCACCTATATATCGCAATGTTTCCATGTTTAGGAG GAGTTATGAACTAATGGAGAAGATGCTCAGAGTTTATGTCTACCAGGATGGTGAAAAACCCATCTTCCATCAGCCAATACTTGATGGAATATATGCGTCAGAAGGATGGTTTATGAAGCATATGGAAGCTAATGAAAATTTTGTCACTAAAGACCCTGGAAAAGCTCATTTATTTTACCTTCCTTTCAGCTCACGACTTCTTGAGTTAACACTTTACGTACGACACTCACACAGCCGTACAAACCTTatcaaatacatgaaaaattatgCAGGCATGATAGCAGCAAAATATCATTTCTGGAACAGAACTGGTGGAGCAGATCATTTTGTTGCCGCATGCCATGATTGG GCACCTGCTGAAACTAGGGGGCCTTTGCTCAATTGCATCAGAGCCCTCTGCAATGCTGATATTGAAGTAGGCTTCAGCATTGGGAAAGATGTGTCCCTTCCAGAAACATATGTGCGCTCAGTTCAGAATCCTCTCAAAAATTTGGAAGGCAACCCTCCCTCCCGAAGACCTATCCTTGCTTTCTTTGCAGGTAACATGCATGGCTATGTCAGGCCAGTTCTTTTGGATTTCTGGGGCAACAAAGATcctgatatgaaaatatttggTCCTATGCCTCATGTCAAGGGTAATGCAAACTACATTCAACACATGAAGAGCAGCAAGTTCTGCATTTGTCCGAGAGGTCACGAAGTGAACAGCCCACGAATCGTGGAGGCTATATTCTACGAGTGTGTTCCAGTTATAATATCTGACAACTTTGTGCCTCCATTCTTCGAGGTTTTAGATTGGGAATCGTTTGCTGTGATTGTCTTGGAGAAAGATATCCCAAATTTGAAGAATATACTCGTTTCAATATCAGGAGAGAAGTATATAGAGATGCATAAGAGAGTGAAGAAGGTACAGCAGCATTTTCTTTGGCATTCTAAGCCTgagaagtatgatttatttcatatgATTCTCCACTCAGTTTGGTACAATAGAATTTTTCGAATAAGACCTGCTTAA
- the LOC118030689 gene encoding probable glycosyltransferase At3g07620: protein MGNEFRHPFTIEIWKLLWFIGLAVAVVLTFQHFELPYGNIISSLSSARKDLGAGNGNLLTHATSSTPEMVSNTTQSNGLNTTAISPDRAQEIDNSHGTDTPANVNNDVVPERSRGLNESSLIDSRGKESSPEQLVDTNTNSTSYVHNGVVSEGISGLNKSSGIDNHGKESKPEQLVDRNEDSTLEPVNSLGNGSAPQETERSLSREDVTSISENIVASDARIAPIASELLPVDSPPNITLQMNAEPSTIAHIVPVESNTSKVDKDAAPSLENDGKTGDQKKELTLLHNNPSVTSFPEVKKEPQTPSLEVVSISEMKNLQLQRWSSPNSRRPRWPSVVDQELLNAKSQIQNAPIVENDPVLYAPLYRNVSMFKKSYELMEDILKVYIYKEGERPIFHQPLLNGIYASEGWFMKLLEGNKKFVTKDSKKAHLFYLPFSSRYLEIRLYVPNSHSHRNLIEYLKKYLDMISEKYPFWNRTQGADHFLAACHDWAPSETRQHMANCIRALCNSDAKEDFVFGKDASLPETYVLTPENPLRDLGGKPASKRSILAFFAGSMHGYLRTILLQHWENKDPDMKIFGRLPKVKGRGKMNYARYMKSSKYCICAKGYEVNSPRVVEAIFYECVPVIISDNFVPPFLEVLNWESFAVFVLEKDIPNLKKILLSIPAKKYRRMQTRVKRVQQHFLWHSRPVKYDVFHMILHSIWYNRVFQMQPI, encoded by the exons ATGGGCAATGAATTTCGACATCCCTTTACAATCGAAATCTGGAAATTGCTTTGGTTTATAGGACTGGCAGTTGCTGTGGTTTTAACATTCCAACATTTTGAATTGCCTTATGGCAATATTATATCATCTTTGTCTTCTGCTCGGAAAGATCTAGGAGCAGGAAATGGTAACTTGTTAACTCATGCTACCTCATCAACACCAGAGATGGTTAGTAACACAACTCAATCAAATGGTTTGAATACCACTGCTATCTCCCCTGACAGAGCTCAAGAGATTGACAATAGTCATGGAACAGACACCCCTGCAAATGTAAATAATGACGTTGTACCAGAAAGAAGCAGAGGCTTGAATGAGTCTTCTCTAATAGATAGCCGTGGAAAGGAGTCTTCACCAGAGCAGTTGGTAGATACCAATACGAACTCCACCTCATATGTACATAATGGTGTTGTATCAGAAGGAATCAGTGGCTTGAACAAGTCCTCTGGAATAGACAACCATGGAAAGGAGTCTAAACCTGAACAGTTGGTAGATCGAAATGAAGATTCCACGCTGGAACCTGTCAACAGTTTGGGTAATGGATCTGCTCCACAAGAGACTGAAAGAAGCCTTTCTCGAGAAGACGTCACCTCCATATCAGAAAATATAGTAGCCTCGGATGCTAGAATTGCACCCATTGCGTCAGAATTGCTGCCAGTGGATTCGCCACCTAATATAACACTCCAAATGAATGCAGAGCCTAGCACTATAGCTCATATTGTTCCTGTTGAGTCTAATACATCTAAGGTGGATAAAGATGCAGCACCCAGTTTAGAGAATGATGGGAAAACAGGGGACCAGAAGAAAGAACTTACTCTATTGCACAATAACCCTTCTGTGACTTCTTTTCCAGAGGTGAAGAAAGAACCTCAGACACCATCCCTGGAAGTGGTTTCAATCTCTGAGATGAAAAATTTGCAGCTTCAAAGATGGTCTTCTCCCAATTCAAGA AGACCACGATGGCCTTCAGTAGTTGACCAGGAACTGCTAAATGCAAAATCACAGATTCAGAATGCGCCTATTGTAGAGAATGATCCGGTGCTCTATGCTCCTCTATACCGGAATGTCTCCATGTTCAAAAA GAGTTATGAATTAATGGAGGACATCCTGAAAGTGTATATTTACAAGGAAGGAGAAAGGCCTATATTCCATCAGCCCCTGCTCAATGGGATATATGCTTCTGAGGGATGGTTCATGAAATTGCTAGAGGGTAACAAAAAATTTGTTACAAAAGACTCCAAAAAAGCCCACCTGTTTTACTTACCTTTCAGTTCTCGATACTTGGAGATAAGATTGTACGTTCCTAATTCACACAGTCATAGGAACCTCATAGAATATCTGAAGAAATACTTGGATATGATCTCGGAAAAATATCCTTTTTGGAACAGAACTCAAGGTGCAGATCATTTTCTTGCTGCTTGCCATGACTGG GCACCGTCTGAAACAAGACAACATATGGCCAATTGCATCAGGGCCCTTTGCAATTCTGATGCTAAAGAAGATTTCGTTTTTGGAAAAGATGCTTCTCTTCCTGAAACATACGTGCTCACCCCAGAGAATCCTCTAAGAGATCTTGGAGGCAAGCCTGCTTCCAAGAGATCAATCTTGGCTTTCTTTGCAGGTAGCATGCATGGCTATCTACGGACAATTCTGTTACAGCACTGGGAAAATAAAGATCCTGACATGAAAATATTTGGTAGATTGCCTAAGGTAAAGGGCAGAGGCAAAATGAACTACGCTCGGTACATGAAAAGCAGCAAGTACTGTATCTGTGCAAAAGGTTACGAAGTCAATAGTCCACGAGTTGTAGAGGCCATTTTCTATGAGTGTGTTCCAGTGATTATATCTGATAATTTTGTGCCTCCATTTTTGGAGGTTTTGAACTGGGAATCCTTTGCCGTTTTTGTCTTGGAGAAGGACATTCCGAACTTGAAGAAAATACTCCTTTCAATCCCGGCGAAGAAGTATCGAAGAATGCAGACGAGGGTCAAAAGGGTACAACAGCATTTTCTTTGGCATTCTAGACCTGTGAAGTATGATGTGTTTCATATGATACTCCACTCAATCTGGTACAACAGAGTTTTCCAGATGCAGCCAAtataa
- the LOC118030692 gene encoding carotenoid 9,10(9',10')-cleavage dioxygenase 1-like translates to MLNNRYKISCAYVANLSLREDELRMTNTSTMAFHVNCSVQRRPSLFQNIDRFKTSLSSSCKPLLKELKQLSMQLEVSQSIKNASVKLLDAFVDSMFQFADQPILPSQSNFAPVDELNEPFVITSMEGKIPDDFPEGVYIRNGPNPLFGGLKSTTSMFGKTGHIWIEGEGMLHALYFDKESDIGSWTVLYNSRHVETETFKVERKRNKPSFLPAIEGSSLAILMACLLNMLRFGKVNKDLSNTNVFEHSGKFYSIAENHLPQEIDIFSLQNLGDWDINGTWHRPFTAHPKTAPATGELVVFGVDAIKPYMEVGVVSADGKRLVHKVDLKLNRCPLSHDMGVTESYNVIMDFPLTIDLHRLIKGGPLIKFDNEDYARIGIMPRYGDVDSVRWFEVEPNCTFHILNCFEEGVEVVVRGCRSLESIISKSYGMDLEESEWVSGRLRSKEHVEQNTTPSSNDELLFSRFYEWRLNMETGEVNERNLTGTELCMEFPMINPGLNGLKNKFGYTQIVHEPASSSSGMPKFGGLAKLYFDETSSKEGEQSEGHIKVEHHEFEGNTFCTGSAFVPKEGGVEEDDGWIITFVHDEDTNTSKVYIIDTKNFTSEPVAKITLPCRVPYGFHGAFMPVPIHK, encoded by the exons ATGTTGAATAATCGGTACAAGATCAGTTGTGCGTATGTAGCTAACCTATCATTGAGGGAAGACGAATTAAGGATGACGAATACATCAACAATGGCTTTTCATGTGAATTGCTCTGTACAAAGGAGGCCTTCTCTCTTCCAAAACATTGATCGTTTTAAGACTAGCTTGTCTTCATCTTGCAAG CCATTATTGAAAGAGTTGAAGCAACTTTCCATGCAACTTGAAGTTTCCCAAAGTATAAAAAATGCTTCTGTCAAGCTTTTGGATGCCTTCGTCGATTCGATGTTCCAGTTTGCTGACCAGCCCATTCTTCCTTCTCAG AGTAACTTTGCACCAGTTGATGAATTGAATGAACCTTTTGTTATAACCAGCATGGAAGGCAAAATCCCAGATGATTTTCCAGAAGGTGTCTACATAAGAAATG gACCAAATCCACTATTTGGTGGTCTAAAATCTACGACCTCCATGTTTGGGAAGACCGGTCACATATGGATAGAAGGAGAAGGAATGCTTCACGCTTTATACTTTGATAAAGAAAGTGACATTGGAAGCTGGACGGTCCTTTACAACAGTAGACATGTTGAAACCGAAACCTTCAAAGTGGAGAGAAAGAGAAACAAGCCATCTTTTCTTCCAGCCATAGAAGGCAGTTCTCTAGCCATTTTGATGGCTTGCTTGTTAAATATG CTGCGATTTGGAAAAGTGAACAAAGACCTTAGCAACACCAATGTGTTTGAGCATTCGGGGAAGTTCTACTCAATTGCTGAAAATCACCTTCCCCAAGAGATTGACATCTTTTCCCTTCAGAATTTAGGCGATTGGGATATCAACGGAACCTGGCATCGACCTTTCACCGCCCACCCAAAG ACAGCACCAGCTACTGGAGAGTTGGTTGTATTTGGGGTGGATGCAATAAAACCTTACATGGAAGTGGGAGTTGTTTCTG CTGATGGAAAGAGACTAGTTCACAAGGTTGATCTCAAGTTGAACAGGTGCCCCCTTAGTCATGACATGGGGGTTACGGAGAG ttATAATGTGATCATGGATTTTCCACTAACAATAGACTTACACAGACTCATCAAAGGCGGCCC ATTAATAAAGTTTGATAACGAAGATTATGCAAGAATTGGGATTATGCCCCGGTATGGTGATGTGGACTCGGTTCGTTGGTTTGAGGTGGAGCCAAATTGCACATTTCACATTCTTAATTGTTTTGAGGAAGGAGTTGAG GTTGTAGTGAGGGGATGCAGGTCCCTTGAATCAATTATATCAAAATCTTATGGTATGGATTTGGAAGAATCTGAGTGGGTTTCAGGAAGACTAAGGAGTAAAGAACATGTTGAGCAGAATACTACACCTTCGTCGAACGATGAATTATTGTTCAGTCGATTTTATGAATGGAGATTAAACATGGAGACCGGAGAGGTTAACGAGAGAAACCTCACTGGAACTGAACTTTGTATGGAGTTTCCTATGATCAATCCAGGTCTCAAtggcttaaaaaataaatttggctACACCCAGATAGTCCATGAACCGGCAAGTAGTTCATCAG GCATGCCGAAATTTGGAGGTCTAGCCAAGTTGTACTTCGATGAAACTTCGAGTAAG GAAGGGGAGCAATCGGAAGGGCATATAAAGGTGGAACACCATGAATTCGAGGGAAACACCTTCTGCACTGGATCTGCCTTCGTCCCTAAAGAAGGTGGtgtagaagaagatgatggctGGATCATCACTTTTGTTCATGATGAAGACACTAACACATCCAAA GTTTACATAATTGACACAAAGAACTTCACAAGTGAGCCTGTTGCCAAAATTACATTGCCATGCAGAGTCCCATATGGATTTCATGGAGCATTTATGCCGGTCCCAATCCACAAGTAA
- the LOC118030697 gene encoding carotenoid 9,10(9',10')-cleavage dioxygenase 1-like, which translates to MLLTSKMAFQVNCSTESRPSLSENIDRFTTRFSSSYKPLLKELQQLPAQREVFKNIKNASAKLLDAFVDSTFKFADQRVLPSQSNFLPVDELNEPFVITSIEGKIPDDFPEGVFIRNGPNPLFGGLKSTTSIFGKTGHIWIEGEGMLHALYFDKDSDGGSRTVLYKNKHVETETFKVEKRRNKPSFIPAIDGSPPAIFLASMFNMLRFGKVNKDLSNTNVFEHSGKFYSIAENHLPQEIDIFSLQNLGDWDINGTWHRPFTAHPKTAPGTGELVVFGVDAIKPYLEVGVVSADGKRLVHRADLQLDRCTLLHDIGVTERYNVIFDLPLTIDILRLIKGGPLLKYEKEKYARIGVMPRYGDAESTRWFEVEPNCIFHILNCFEEGDEVVVWGCRSLDSIISESYGMDLDKSEWISGRLRSRGPVQQYTTFSSNDELLFSRFYEWRLNMKTGEVTERNLTGTKFSLEFPMINPSFSGFKNKFGYTQMVHKPASISSGMPKFGGLAKLYFDETSSKEGEQSEGHIKVEHHEFEGNTFCTGSAFVPKEGGLEEDDGWIITFVHDEDTNTSKVYIIDTKNFTSEPVAKITLPCRVPYGFHGAFMPVPIHK; encoded by the exons atgttGTTGACATCAAAAATGGCTTTTCAAGTGAATTGCTCTACAGAGAGTCGGCCTTCTCTCTCGGAAAACATAGATCGTTTTACGACTAGGTTCTCTTCTAGTTACAAG CCACTACTGAAAGAGTTGCAGCAACTTCCTGCGCAACGTGAGGTTTTCAAAAACATCAAGAATGCTTCTGCCAAACTCTTGGATGCATTTGTCGATTCAACGTTTAAGTTTGCTGACCAGCGCGTTCTTCCTTCTCAG AGTAACTTTCTGCCAGTTGATGAATTGAACGAACCTTTTGTTATCACCAGTATTGAAGGAAAAATCCCAGATGATTTTCCTGAAGGAGTCTTCATAAGAAATG GTCCAAATCCTCTATTTGGAGGTCTAAAATCTACGACATCCATATTTGGAAAGACAGGGCACATTTGGATTGAAGGAGAAGGAATGCTTCATGCTTTATACTTCGATAAAGACAGTGATGGAGGGAGCAGGACTGTCctctacaaaaacaaacatgttgaAACTGAAACATTCAAGGTTGAAAAACGAAGAAACAAGCCATCATTCATTCCAGCTATAGATGGCAGTCCGCCAGCCATTTTCTTAGCATCCATGTTTAATATG CTGCGATTTGGAAAGGTCAACAAAGACCTTAGCAACACCAATGTTTTCGAGCATTCAGGGAAGTTCTACTCAATAGCTGAAAATCACCTTCCTCAAGAGATTGATATCTTTTCCCTTCAGAATCTAGGCGATTGGGATATCAACGGAACCTGGCATCGACCTTTCACCGCCCACCCAAAG ACAGCACCAGGTACTGGAGAGTTGGTTGTATTTGGGGTGGATGCAATAAAACCTTACTTGGAAGTGGGAGTTGTTTCTG CTGATGGAAAGAGACTAGTTCACAGGGCTGATCTCCAGCTCGATAGGTGCACCCTTCTTCACGACATAGGGGTCACAGAGAG gtATAATGTGATCTTTGATTTGCCTCTAACAATAGACATACTAAGACTCATCAAAGGAGGCCC ATTATTAAAGTATGAGAAAGAAAAGTATGCAAGAATTGGGGTAATGCCCCGGTATGGCGATGCGGAATCAACCCGTTGGTTTGAGGTTGAACCAAATTGCATATTTCACATTCTCAATTGTTTCGAGGAAGGAGACGAG GTTGTAGTGTGGGGATGCAGATCCCTTGACTCAATCATATCAGAATCTTATGGTATGGATTTGGACAAATCTGAGTGGATTTCAGGAAGACTTAGGAGTAGAGGACCTGTTCAACAATATACTACATTTTCGTCGAATGATGAATTATTGTTCAGCCGATTCTATGAATGGAGATTAAACATGAAGACCGGAGAGGTTACGGAGAGAAACCTCACGGGAACTAAATTCTCTTTGGAGTTTCCTATGATCAATCCAAGTTTCAGTggcttcaaaaataaatttggctACACCCAGATGGTCCATAAACCGGCAAGTATTTCATCAG GCATGCCGAAATTTGGAGGTCTAGCCAAGTTGTACTTCGATGAAACTTCGAGTAAG GAAGGGGAGCAATCGGAAGGGCATATAAAGGTGGAACACCATGAATTCGAGGGAAACACCTTCTGCACTGGATCTGCCTTCGTCCCTAAAGAAGGTGGtctagaagaagatgatggctGGATCATCACTTTTGTTCATGATGAAGACACTAACACATCCAAA GTTTACATAATTGACACAAAGAACTTCACAAGTGAGCCTGTTGCCAAAATTACATTGCCATGCAGAGTCCCATATGGATTTCATGGAGCATTTATGCCGGTCCCAATCCACAAGTAA